The following are encoded in a window of Salinigranum halophilum genomic DNA:
- a CDS encoding DUF5658 family protein: protein MSRTQFPSADAQTQSETERSRLRSPDTWLWAFVVVALVLDVALTYYGLTVGLHESNPVARTLFSMYGVVESMLLLKGAVIAVALVAYAWLPERYRPIVPLGVATPWFVAGLINAGLILQV, encoded by the coding sequence ATGTCGCGCACCCAGTTCCCCTCGGCGGACGCTCAAACGCAGTCAGAAACGGAGCGTTCGCGACTCAGGTCACCCGACACGTGGCTCTGGGCGTTCGTCGTCGTGGCACTGGTCCTCGACGTCGCGTTGACCTACTACGGACTCACCGTCGGTCTCCACGAGAGCAATCCGGTCGCCCGAACCCTGTTCTCGATGTACGGCGTCGTCGAGTCGATGCTGTTGTTGAAAGGCGCCGTCATCGCGGTTGCGCTCGTCGCGTACGCCTGGCTTCCCGAACGGTACCGTCCCATCGTTCCGCTCGGCGTCGCGACTCCGTGGTTCGTCGCTGGCCTCATCAACGCGGGCCTCATCCTGCAGGTCTAG
- a CDS encoding MaoC family dehydratase, whose translation MVGRYYEEFSEGDRIDHEKRRTVSEADNQRFCDMTMNQQPLHLDAEFAAETQFGERLVNGLYTMSLGVGLTIPETTDGTIVANLSYDDVSHPKPVFHGDTLRAVSTVKTKRETSDGERGVVTMHVEVFNQSDEVVCSFDRTVLSLKRAADGD comes from the coding sequence ATGGTCGGCCGCTACTACGAGGAGTTCTCCGAAGGCGACCGCATCGACCACGAGAAGCGCCGAACCGTCTCCGAGGCGGACAACCAGCGGTTCTGCGACATGACCATGAACCAGCAGCCGCTTCACCTCGACGCCGAGTTCGCGGCCGAGACGCAGTTCGGCGAACGGCTCGTCAACGGCCTCTACACCATGAGCCTGGGGGTCGGTCTCACGATTCCCGAAACCACGGACGGAACCATCGTCGCGAACCTCTCGTACGACGACGTCTCACACCCGAAGCCGGTGTTCCACGGCGACACGCTCCGGGCGGTGTCGACGGTGAAGACGAAACGGGAGACCTCGGACGGCGAGCGCGGCGTCGTGACCATGCACGTCGAGGTGTTCAACCAGTCCGACGAGGTCGTCTGTTCGTTCGACAGGACGGTCCTCTCGCTGAAGCGAGCGGCCGACGGCGACTAG
- a CDS encoding acyl-CoA carboxylase subunit beta — MRVRIGQGATADEAHAIAAALAEHLGDPVEVVVGDEGVVASADPPEREYPLEDDLGPTDRERRLREELADIYEGGPEKYRERLSEQGKLFVRDRLDLWFGDLAFEDGRFANFDSWHPNAPDVDEADPDTRLPADGLITGAAEFEGRDVHFMANDFTVKAGSMARRGVEKFLRMQQRALKSGKPVLYLMDSSGGRIDEQTGFFANREGIGKYYYNHSMLSGRVPQICVLYGPCIAGAAYTPVFADFTVMVEGMSAMAIASPRMVEMVTGEEISMDDLGGPAVHARHSGSADLVAHDEEHARELVAQLVTYLPDHAGEKPPTSAPRPPTYPTEGIDELIPESPNRPYDVHDLLDRVVDAESVLELRPDYGSEIVTAFARIDGRPVGVVANQPTQRSGAIFPDSARKAAEFIWTCDAYEIPLLYLCDTPGFMAGSAVEKEGILEQGKKFIYATSSATVPKQTVVVRKAYGAGIYAMGGPAYDPESVIGLPSGEVGIMGPEAAINAVYRNKLDAIEDDEERAAREAELRAEYRRDIAVHRMASEVVVDDVVPPSDLRAELAARFAFYEDVEKSLPDKKHGTVL; from the coding sequence ATGAGAGTCCGAATCGGGCAGGGCGCGACGGCGGACGAGGCCCACGCCATCGCCGCGGCGCTCGCGGAGCATCTCGGCGACCCCGTCGAGGTCGTCGTCGGAGACGAGGGAGTGGTTGCCAGCGCCGACCCGCCCGAGCGGGAGTACCCGCTGGAGGACGACCTCGGCCCCACCGACCGGGAACGACGCCTCCGCGAGGAGCTGGCAGACATCTACGAGGGCGGCCCCGAGAAGTACCGCGAGCGCCTGAGCGAACAGGGCAAACTGTTCGTCCGTGACCGTCTGGACCTCTGGTTCGGCGACCTCGCCTTCGAGGACGGTCGGTTCGCCAACTTCGATTCGTGGCACCCAAACGCCCCCGACGTCGACGAGGCCGACCCGGACACCCGCCTCCCCGCCGACGGCCTCATCACCGGGGCAGCCGAGTTCGAGGGGCGAGACGTCCACTTCATGGCCAACGACTTCACCGTGAAGGCGGGGTCGATGGCCCGCCGCGGCGTCGAGAAGTTCCTCCGGATGCAACAGCGCGCGCTCAAGAGCGGGAAGCCGGTCCTGTACCTGATGGACTCCTCCGGGGGGCGCATCGACGAACAGACGGGGTTCTTCGCGAACAGAGAGGGCATCGGCAAGTACTACTACAACCACTCGATGCTCTCGGGGCGCGTGCCCCAGATCTGCGTGCTCTACGGGCCGTGTATCGCCGGGGCGGCCTACACGCCCGTGTTCGCCGACTTCACGGTCATGGTCGAGGGGATGTCGGCGATGGCTATCGCCTCGCCGCGGATGGTCGAGATGGTGACCGGAGAAGAGATTTCGATGGACGACCTCGGCGGGCCAGCAGTCCACGCTCGCCACTCGGGGAGTGCGGACCTCGTCGCCCACGACGAGGAACACGCCCGGGAGCTCGTGGCTCAGCTCGTCACGTATCTGCCGGACCACGCCGGCGAGAAGCCGCCGACGTCGGCACCGAGGCCGCCGACCTACCCCACCGAGGGCATCGACGAACTCATCCCCGAGTCGCCGAACAGGCCCTACGACGTCCACGACCTCCTCGACCGGGTAGTCGACGCCGAGTCGGTCCTCGAACTCCGTCCCGACTACGGCTCGGAAATCGTCACGGCGTTCGCGCGCATCGACGGACGGCCCGTCGGCGTGGTCGCCAACCAGCCGACCCAGCGGTCGGGGGCAATCTTCCCGGACTCCGCCCGCAAGGCTGCGGAGTTCATCTGGACCTGCGACGCCTACGAGATTCCCCTCCTCTACCTCTGTGACACGCCGGGGTTCATGGCGGGGTCGGCCGTCGAGAAGGAGGGAATCCTCGAACAGGGCAAGAAGTTCATCTACGCCACCTCGTCGGCGACCGTTCCGAAACAGACGGTCGTAGTGCGGAAGGCGTACGGCGCGGGCATCTACGCGATGGGTGGCCCGGCGTACGACCCCGAGAGTGTCATCGGACTCCCCTCTGGCGAGGTGGGTATCATGGGGCCCGAGGCGGCCATCAACGCCGTCTACCGGAACAAACTCGACGCCATCGAGGACGACGAGGAGCGCGCGGCACGCGAAGCCGAGTTGCGGGCGGAGTACCGCCGCGACATCGCCGTCCACCGGATGGCGAGCGAGGTGGTCGTCGACGACGTGGTCCCCCCGTCGGACCTCCGCGCGGAACTCGCCGCGCGCTTTGCCTTCTACGAGGACGTCGAGAAGTCGCTCCCGGACAAGAAACACGGGACGGTCCTCTGA
- a CDS encoding DUF5789 family protein, which produces MRLAETRNAFARQLTFPTDRETVLAEVGDQPLEAPYGDPETIRTVLERTDEASFNSADELFDTVLANVGDQYIGRKHYDDRGAQGGIETEEVHF; this is translated from the coding sequence ATGCGCCTCGCCGAGACCCGGAACGCGTTCGCCCGACAACTGACGTTCCCCACCGACCGAGAGACGGTCCTCGCGGAGGTCGGTGACCAGCCCCTCGAAGCGCCCTACGGTGACCCTGAGACCATCCGGACGGTGCTCGAGCGGACGGACGAAGCGTCGTTCAACAGCGCGGACGAACTGTTCGACACGGTGCTGGCGAACGTCGGCGACCAGTACATCGGGCGGAAGCACTACGACGACCGGGGGGCCCAGGGCGGCATCGAGACCGAGGAGGTGCACTTCTGA
- a CDS encoding adenylate kinase translates to MALTVVSGVPGVGSSRVTEAAVASLDERFELLNSGDVMLEEALGSGRNVEGRDDLSDLAPTELRRLQRRMGEYVAAIAADPDTHVVLNTHLVVSTSAGFVPGLPPEVLRDLDPDAFVLVEASPDLIRERRADSDYRSYRVSDRLGIEFQQSMSRTAALSYSTAVGAPVALVENTDDVESAAVQLAHEIQRAASR, encoded by the coding sequence ATGGCCCTGACCGTCGTCTCGGGCGTCCCCGGCGTGGGGAGTTCTCGGGTGACGGAGGCCGCCGTCGCGTCGCTCGACGAGCGGTTCGAACTCCTGAACTCGGGCGACGTGATGCTCGAGGAGGCGCTCGGGAGTGGCCGGAACGTCGAGGGCCGCGACGACCTCTCGGACCTCGCCCCGACGGAACTCCGTCGGCTCCAGCGACGGATGGGTGAGTACGTCGCCGCCATCGCCGCCGACCCCGACACGCACGTCGTCCTCAACACGCACCTCGTGGTCAGCACGTCCGCCGGGTTCGTCCCGGGGCTTCCACCCGAGGTCCTGCGAGACCTCGACCCCGACGCGTTCGTGCTCGTCGAGGCCAGCCCGGACCTCATCCGAGAGCGTCGCGCCGACAGCGACTACCGCTCGTATCGGGTGAGCGACCGGCTCGGTATCGAGTTCCAGCAGTCGATGAGCCGGACGGCAGCCCTCAGCTACTCGACCGCCGTCGGGGCTCCGGTCGCGCTCGTCGAGAACACCGACGACGTCGAGTCCGCTGCCGTCCAGTTGGCCCACGAGATTCAGCGCGCGGCGAGCCGCTGA